A genomic window from Silvibacterium dinghuense includes:
- a CDS encoding GGDEF domain-containing protein, whose translation MRPPPARCRPDRRTCAWKDILSAGWSLAGGQRCLWFLLFCDMRVLLSSGCPSDGQRRNMPAAPVSPYEARRMAAVHRVRLLGTPAEERFDKITRLARRMFDVPMACLDIVGEKLAWLKSVQGFDGLEGLRKDSYCHHTVLDDGVCLVQDARTDARVFDSILADFWVFYAGVPLHFDGERIGVLCIGDSSPREFGADQLSALFDLAELAERELEIAALSESQLALAASNEELEMKARIDVLTHVWNRGAILELMAAERARAEAAAATSVLMIDIDHFKKINDTFGHPAGDEVLRVVASRLRASIRVRDAVGRYGGEEFMVVLPEADIEVAVQVAERICQAIAVAPVPFEQHFIPVTCSVGCAASSATSLDDVDTLLGHADRALYQAKTSGRNRVEVHEDAQRTSPGT comes from the coding sequence ATGAGGCCACCACCAGCCAGATGCCGGCCAGATCGAAGGACATGTGCATGGAAGGATATTTTATCGGCGGGATGGAGTTTGGCTGGAGGGCAGCGCTGCCTGTGGTTTCTTCTCTTTTGCGATATGAGGGTGTTGCTATCATCGGGGTGTCCGAGCGATGGACAGAGGAGAAATATGCCAGCTGCACCGGTCTCGCCGTATGAAGCCCGACGTATGGCTGCTGTCCATAGAGTTCGCCTGCTCGGTACGCCAGCGGAAGAACGATTCGACAAGATCACGCGGCTTGCCCGGCGCATGTTCGATGTACCGATGGCATGCCTGGATATCGTCGGGGAGAAACTTGCCTGGCTGAAAAGCGTCCAGGGCTTCGATGGCCTCGAAGGGCTGCGGAAGGATTCGTATTGTCACCACACCGTTCTCGATGATGGGGTATGCCTGGTGCAGGATGCCCGCACCGACGCGCGCGTCTTTGACAGCATCCTTGCGGATTTCTGGGTTTTTTACGCCGGCGTGCCGCTGCACTTCGATGGAGAGCGCATCGGCGTGCTCTGCATCGGAGATAGCAGTCCTCGCGAATTCGGCGCGGACCAGCTTTCCGCCCTGTTCGATCTCGCCGAGCTTGCCGAGCGTGAGCTTGAGATCGCGGCGCTGTCCGAGTCGCAGCTGGCGTTGGCTGCTTCCAACGAAGAGCTCGAGATGAAGGCACGCATCGATGTGCTGACCCATGTATGGAACCGGGGAGCGATTCTGGAGTTGATGGCCGCTGAACGCGCCCGCGCCGAGGCGGCCGCTGCCACATCGGTTCTGATGATCGACATCGACCACTTCAAGAAGATCAACGATACCTTTGGCCATCCAGCCGGCGACGAGGTATTGCGGGTAGTCGCTTCCAGGCTGCGTGCCAGTATTCGCGTGCGGGATGCGGTGGGCAGATATGGCGGCGAGGAGTTTATGGTGGTGCTGCCGGAGGCCGACATCGAGGTCGCGGTTCAGGTGGCGGAGCGAATCTGCCAGGCCATAGCCGTGGCGCCCGTTCCATTCGAGCAGCACTTCATTCCTGTGACCTGCAGCGTTGGCTGCGCTGCGTCTTCCGCGACTTCACTGGACGATGTCGACACGCTTCTTGGGCATGCCGACCGCGCTTTGTATCAGGCCAAGACCTCCGGCCGGAACCGGGTGGAGGTGCATGAAGATGCGCAACGCACCTCCCCGGGAACCTAG
- a CDS encoding sulfite exporter TauE/SafE family protein yields MHMSFDLAGIWLVVASFLAGALNAVAGGGSFLSFPAILGVGVPPIQANATNTVALWPGQFTSIAAYWEDLKHNLKLIGPLGSAALIGGCAGGLVLLHTGQSTFMKLVPWLLLVAAILFAASGPISRWLNQRGRGVEETEVHPPMLPLFLLMIVVCFYIGYFGAGAGFLIMSLLALFGIQNIHQINALKVVTTTLANGIAVVVFIVRGQVLWQHCLLMMVTAALGGYLGAKGGKRLDPRLARAFVIAIGFSMAGYFFWRNAH; encoded by the coding sequence ATGCACATGTCCTTCGATCTGGCCGGCATCTGGCTGGTGGTGGCCTCATTTTTAGCCGGAGCGCTCAACGCCGTGGCAGGCGGCGGCTCCTTTCTCTCCTTCCCCGCGATCCTCGGTGTCGGCGTGCCTCCAATCCAGGCCAACGCAACCAACACCGTCGCTCTGTGGCCGGGACAGTTCACCTCCATTGCCGCCTACTGGGAAGATCTGAAACACAATCTGAAGCTGATAGGGCCGCTCGGCTCGGCTGCGCTCATCGGAGGCTGCGCCGGTGGACTGGTCCTGCTGCATACCGGGCAAAGCACCTTCATGAAGCTGGTTCCCTGGCTGTTGCTCGTCGCAGCCATTCTCTTTGCGGCCAGCGGTCCCATCTCGCGCTGGCTCAACCAGCGCGGACGCGGCGTGGAAGAGACGGAAGTTCATCCGCCGATGCTGCCGCTCTTTCTGCTCATGATCGTGGTGTGCTTCTATATCGGCTATTTCGGCGCCGGCGCGGGATTCCTCATCATGAGCCTGCTCGCCCTCTTCGGCATTCAGAATATCCACCAGATCAACGCACTGAAGGTGGTCACCACCACGCTCGCCAACGGTATCGCCGTGGTCGTCTTCATCGTGCGCGGGCAGGTGCTCTGGCAGCACTGCCTGCTGATGATGGTGACCGCGGCGCTCGGCGGCTATCTCGGCGCAAAAGGCGGGAAGCGCCTCGATCCGCGGCTGGCGCGGGCCTTCGTCATCGCTATCGGCTTCAGCATGGCAGGCTACTTTTTCTGGCGGAACGCGCACTAA
- a CDS encoding gamma-butyrobetaine hydroxylase-like domain-containing protein, which translates to MSHEGIRMVSAEEARRAEEADRPLPKEATDPAKVRVHKTEGTGVEIDWKDGHRSAWTFAWLRLACPCATCVEEREREGRKPGEPKAKPVELLPMYQAPPRPETVTPVGRYAISFHWNDGHSSGIYSWDFLRRNCICEACKNSF; encoded by the coding sequence ATGAGCCACGAAGGAATCAGGATGGTGTCGGCCGAAGAGGCCCGCCGCGCCGAAGAAGCCGACCGGCCACTGCCGAAAGAGGCCACAGACCCGGCCAAGGTACGCGTCCACAAGACCGAAGGCACCGGCGTTGAGATCGACTGGAAGGACGGCCATCGCAGCGCATGGACCTTCGCATGGCTGCGCCTCGCCTGCCCCTGCGCCACCTGCGTGGAAGAGCGCGAGCGCGAAGGCCGCAAGCCCGGCGAGCCAAAGGCGAAGCCTGTCGAGCTGCTGCCCATGTACCAGGCGCCGCCGCGCCCTGAGACCGTGACTCCGGTCGGCCGCTACGCCATCAGCTTCCACTGGAATGACGGCCATTCCAGCGGCATCTACTCCTGGGATTTTCTGCGACGCAACTGCATTTGCGAGGCGTGCAAAAACAGCTTCTAG